DNA from Geobacillus vulcani PSS1:
CACCTTTCGTCCTCTTCCTCCCTCTGCCTTTCGCGAATGGCAAACACCGCAAGGACCGGTCAAAATCACGTATCGGGAACACGCAGTGCTCATTACGGGATACGATGAGCAGTACATTTATTTCAATGACCCATTGACCGCCATCAAAAATCAAAAAGCACCGAAGCAAGAGTTTATCGCTGCTTGGGTTCAAATGGGACGGCAAGCGATTACGTATCGCCGTTAAGCATCGGCGAATCCGAATCGCTTGCTTTTTTTCCATTTTCGTTGAACGATTTTCTCCATACATTTTGCACATCTATTTTTTCATTATAACATCTCGCTTTCTCGATATTCTTCAAGAAGAGAAAAACGTTCCCCAGCCGAGAACTCGTTTAGGCGATGACCATGTCCCGTTACGCTCTCGATAAAAAAGGCCCCGTCTTCCCTTCGGGGCCCCTTCCGTATGTTATTTCACATCATATCCTTGCTCTTCAATCGCTTCTTTCAGTTTTTCTACGCTGACCTTTGTTTCATCATACTCCACATCGACCGTCCCGTCTTGCAAATGCACTTCGACGCGGCTGACGCCATCCAATGCTTGAAGGGCGTTCGTCACCGCCGCTTTGCAATGTCCGCATGTCATTCCTTGTACTTGCAATGTAATCGTCATCATCCATTCCTCCTTAAATGTTTATATTTTCACACGCTTCAAACGAAGCGCGTTTGTCACAACCGACACAGAGCTAAACGCCATCGCCGCTCCCGCGATCCATGGCTCCAACAATCCGAAAGCGGCGACCGGAATGCCGATCGTATTATAAAACAACGCCCAGAACAGATTTTGCCGAATGTTTTTCATCGTTTGCCGGCTCAACTCAATAGCTTTCGGGATATGGCGCAAATCCCCGCCGACCAAGGTCACATCGGCCGTTTCGATCGCCACATCCGCTCCTGTGCCAATCGCCATCCCAATATCCGCTTTGGCCAAAGCCGGCGCATCGTTAATCCCATCGCCGACCATCGCCACACGTTTTCCTTGTTTTTGCAATTCCTCGACGATGTTCGCTTTTTCTTCCGGGAGCACCTCGGCATACACATGCTCAATGCCTACTTCATGGGCGATCGCTTCCGCTGTCCGCTGATTGTCCCCTGTTGCCATATAGACATCGATGCCCATTTGTTTTAACGTTTGAATCGCTTCTTTCGCGCTTTCTTTCACCGTATCCGCGACCGCCATGATGCCGGCCAGCTGTCCATCGATGGCAACGAGCATCACTGTTTTCCCTTGTTTTTCAAGCTCTACCATTTTATCTTCATGCACAGAAATCTCTACAGAGCGTTCCTTCATCAATTTTCGCGTCCCAATCAAAACGGTTTTGCCGTCAATGACCGCTTCAATGCCGTGGCCGGCAATAGCGGAGAAGTGCTCCAATGGCTTCATCGAAATCGCTTGTTTCTTCCCGTATTCGACAATCGCCTGAGCGAGCGGATGCTCGGAAGCGCTCTCGGCGGAAACCGCATAATTAAGCATGTCCTCGCGGAAGGCCAGCACATCGGTGACTTCCGGTTTTCCTTTTGTCACTGTTCCTGTTTTATCGAGCAATACGGCATTGATTTGCTGCGTTCCCTCTAGGTACTCACCTCCTTTAAAGAGAATGCCTTGTTCCGCCCCTTTGCCGGTGCCGACCATAATCGATGTCGGTGTCGCCAAACCGAGCGCACAAGGGCACGCGATGACAAGAACAGCGATGGCCACCTCAAGCGCTTTGGCCAAATCACCCGGCGCAACGAAGAAGTACCAGATGAGAAAGGAAACAACCGCAATTCCGACAACAATCGGTACGAAAATGCCGGAAATGACATCCGCCATTCGCTGAATCGGGGCTTTCGACCCTTGCGCCTCTTCGACGATTTTAATGATATGAGAAAGCGCGGTATCTTTTCCGACTTTTTCGGCGCGAATAGTCAGCACCCCATTTGTATTAATGGTTGCCCCGATCACATAGTCGCCTTCCTTCTTATCGACAGGAATCGATTCACCTGTAATCATCGATTCGTCTACGGAAGATGCTCCGGCGATGACCGTACCGTCTACCGGAATTTTTTCTCCGGGCTTGACAACGATCGTATCGCCGATCACCACTTCCTCGAGCGGAACTTTCATTTCTTCCCCATTCCGAATGACGGTCGCTTCCTTCGCCTGCAGGCTGACCAACTTCGAAATGGCTTCGGTTGTCCTCCCTTTTGCCAAAGCTTCAACATATTTGCCGACAAGCACAAGCGTGATCAAGACGGCGCTCGTTTCAAAATACAGCCTCGGCATATAGTCAGGATTCCCGAGCGTCCGAAAAGCTTCAGACAAGCTGTACACGTACGCGGCGGATGTTCCCAGCGCCACAAGGACGTCCATGTTGGCGCTTTTGTTTCGCAACGCCCGGTACGCCCCGACGTAGAAGGGACCGCCGATGTAAAACTGAACGGGTGTAGCGAAAAGAAGCTGGAACCACGGATTCATCAGCCAATGCGGCATCGGCAAGCCGATAGCAAACGGCATATGCGCCAGCATCGTATAGAGCAGCGGCAACGATAAGAGGATGGAAATGGCGAGTCGCCGCTGCTTCTGTTTCAACTGCTCTTCTTTCCGGCCAGCACCGTCTTGTTCTTCGTTTCGAATTTGCCCCCTGTACCCAAGCGTTTTGATTTTCTCTAAAATGTCTTCGACAGATGCAACTCCCTGCTTGTATTCAACGACCGCGCTGTTAGTCGCCAAGTTGACCGCAGCGCTTGTCACCCCTTCCATCCGATTCAACCCTTTTTCAATCCGTGTCGCACAGGCCGCACATGTCATGCCTTCAATATCGAGCGTCACTTTTTCTGTCGCCACGCCATACCCTAAATGCTCAATTTTCGTTTCGATATCGGCGATCGTTTGCTTCGATGGATCGTATTGAATCGTTGCTTTTTCCATGGCCAAATTGACATGGGCGTTGACGCCGTCCATCTTATTTAATGCTTTCTCAATCCGACTGGCGCACGCGGCGCATGTCATGCCGGTCACCTTCAGCGTCACGGTTTTCAGCTCCCCCATTTCCCTTTCCCTCCCTTACTTTGAAAATTGTTTCATCACATCCATCAATTCGCGAATCGATTCATCTCCGCTCCCTTCACGGATCGCTTTGGCCACGCAATGGCTCACATGGCGTTCAAGCAACTGTAGCCCGACTTGGTTCAACGCTGCTCTAATCGCGGAAATTTGCACTAAAATATCGATGCAATACCGATTGTCCTCCACCATTTTTTGCACCCCGCGCACTTGCCCTTCGATGCGCTTCAAGCGCTTGATGATGCGTTCGATTTCCTGTTCCGTCCGTGGAACCATTTTGGGATCGATATGGTGATCTTCATAATGGTTCATCCAACATCACCTCTTTCAATTACATTATACCGGTAATGGGTATAAAACACAACGGAAGTTGAAAAGTGACCCCTTCATTCCTGCCACTCGCGGCCGTGGCCATTGACACGAACGTTCTCTTCCCCCTAGCCCTGCGGCTCAAGGCAATCCACCAGAGAAAAAACTTGTTCAAAACGCTATGTTCTTTCCTTGCTGCACGTTGTATAATCAAACCCAGAGGAGGTGAACAAGCATGGAACGCGATACCATCGTGAAAGAAGTAGTCGAGGCGCTGAAAATATTTTCCCGCGACATCCGCACCCAAATTGACGAAATGGGAAGCCAATTACGAACAGAAATCCAAGACACAGCTAACCAGCTGAGAGCAGAAATTCAAGACACAGCTAACCAACTGAGAGCGGAAATCCAAGACACCGCTAATCAGCTGCGGAAAGAAATGCAAGACATGGCTAACCAATTGAGAGCAGAAATACAAGACACAGCCAACCAATTGAGAGCGGAAATGCAACAATTTCGCGCCGAGGTGAACGAGCGGTTTGATCGACTCGAACAAAAATTCGCCGGCTTGCGCGTGGAGTTGACAGAAACGCAAGAAACCGTCCATTTCCTCGCGTCGAAAACCATCCAGCACGAGAAAAAGCTCCACCATCTTGCCAAGCAACTCGAATCCGTTCGTTAAATTCCCTTCACTCAAGAGTCGCGTTTGATTCATTGTCAAACGCGGCGTCTCTGTTTTTCCGCTCGCACGTCCAAGCGGGCAAAAAGGTTGAAGAAAAACGAGTGGCGTACGGAAAACAAACGTTCTCCATCCTTCCGTACAACCAAACAGGTTTTTCTCATTTCCAAAGCGACAGCAACCATGCATGCAAAACAGTCAACCGTATAAACAAGAAGATCTGTTGTTTCGCATCTTCCTTAAAATCACGCCCTTCTAGAAGGCTGGTGATGTAAGCAGCATGCTGATTCACCGCCTTGTTTCGCAAACTAAAAACCTTTTGCCATCGGCTTCTCGTTTCATGCCATCCGATGTCAGCTAAGGGCCATCACTATTTTTTGCCGCGCTTCTAAAACCGATTTGGCAAGATTTGCTGAATGCCGTAACAGGTTTGCCTGCTGCTTTGCAGCCGATTTTACAAGATGTGCTGAATGCCGTTAACAATGCCGTTGCCAATTTGCAGCCGATTTTGCAATCGATTCTCGATGCGGTCGTCAATCTGCCGACAGCGTTGCAGCCGCTGGTGCAAACGATTGTCGATGCATTGAACAATCTGTTGGCCAACTTGCAAACGACCGTGCAAGCCATTCCCGATTTCTTATCCAACACGCTGGCGCCCGTTTTAGCTCAAGCCGCTTAATTGTTGGCCTTCCTAACCGCTGAACTCCCGAACATCCAAACGATACTGCAGCAATTGCCTAGCGCAATCAATACGATCAACACGACCTTGCCAACGATTTCATCCACCTTGCAACAAGCCCTCTCCGTATTGCAGCAACTGCTCAACGTTCTCGGCGGCTTGCCCCTTCCTTTCCAACACAATCAACAATAATTCACTTTATCGGCCAATGGAGTGTCTCAGCACCATGGGACGCTCTATTGGCCATACATAGGCACAGCCGGTCTTTCTCGCTCACATGCCGCAGCTTTGAGGCCATCGGCAGTCTTAACCGCCCCCCTCCGCCGACGAACGAGTGGACAACGACCATCAGTCAACGTCATTTGAAAAAATCGCTTGCGCACATTGTCACTATTCAAAAGAACTAGTATAGTAGACTTAGGACTACCATTGGCTTTTCGGTTTTTCATCCCTCCGGTGCCTCGTTGTCACCGGCCCTTTAAAAAATGAGGAACGAAAGAATGCAAGGTGCGCCGAATCCAAGGTTTCATCGCTCGCTCTGCCTTAGCGGACGGGAATCACGCCTCTGTTCAAACAAACAGCATCCAGACATCATCACTTGCCGAATTAGACAAAGAAAGGTAGGAAACCAATGTATCGTTCCTTTTTGCGGCAATTATGGCGCTACTACGTCATTGGATCCGCAATGGCCGTCGGAGGAGTAGGCACAACGTTCATGCTGACAACGTTGCGTGTATCAGCGCAGGAAGGAAAATGGCTGATCGCCATTTTATTCACATCGGCAATGGTGATGGCGACCGCGGAAGCGATCGTCTTCGCCCGGGATGTAGCCCCTATTCGCCGCTTTTTTGCATCCCAATCTCCAGACCCGTCATTGGCGCTCGCAGCCTTCAAACAAGTGCAGCGCTTTCCGCTGTTGGCCGTTCGGCGGATTTTAGGACCGCACTTATTCGGATTATCGATCCCGGGCGCCGGGCTGACCGCCTTGTGCATTCACTACCATATTTTGTCCCTTCCATATCGATATATTATGTACGCGTTGGCCGGGGCTGTGCTGATCGCCTCGCTCCATGCACTCATTGAGTTTTTTTTGACAACGAAAGCATGCCGACCATTGTTGGCATCTTTATCAGCGCAAATCGGTCCAAGGACGGAACAAGTGCCGCTTTCCATTTCCTTAAAAACGAAACTGCAGCTCACGGTGTTATTCAGCAGTGCGTTTCCTGTTCTGCTGTTTAGCCTTGCTACTGAAATCAAATGGTCGATGACCGATCCAAACGGGGCCCATTGGTCCTACTGGCCTTGGGCTGCCACGATTTTGCTCTTTTGCATCGGCTTTTCTATATTTTTGGCGCGCTTATTGGTCGAAGAAATCCATGAACCGGTCAACGTTTTGCTTACTCACATGAAACGGGCGGAAACGGAAGCGTATGAACCGATCGCCCACAATGTCTATACGGATGAGTTCGCTGAATTGCTTCGCGGATTCAACCATATGATCGGCGCTGTACACAGTCGTGATCAGCTGAATAAACAGCTGCTGGACAGTTTCATCACGGTTTTGACCGCGGCGTTGGACGCCCGCGACCCTTACACCGCGGGACATTCGTTGCGCGTGGCGCATTATGCCCGCGCCATCGGGGAGAAACTGGCTTTGCCGCCGGAACAGCTTGAGGTGCTATACCGCTCAGCCCTTCTCCATGATATTGGCAAAATCGGCATCCCCGACGCTGTTTTGCTGAAAGAAGGGAAACTGAGCGAGGAAGAGTTTGCCTGGATTAAAAAACATCCTGTCATTGGCGAATCGATTTTGCGCGAGATCCAACCGCTAAAACCGGTTGAGCCGCTGTTGCCGGGGATCCGCTCCCATCATGAGCGGATCGATGGAAAAGGATACCCAGATGGACTGCGCGGCGAGGACATCCCTCTGTTCGGACGAATCATCGCCGTCGCTGACGCATTTGATGCCATGACATCAGATCGCCCGTATCGCAAAGGCATGGAAATTCACCAAGCAGCCGCTATTTTGCGTCAAGGAAAAGGGACACAGTGGGATGAAGAAATGGTGGAAGCCTTTTTGCAGTGGATGGAAGAAACAACGCCGTCGACCGCCACGGCAGTATCTTAAGGGGCGGGAAGTCCATCCCCGTCACGCTTCGTGCTCATAAACGCATTGACCAAAGATGTTGATCACTCGTAGCGGACATTAAAACTCAACTACAGCTTCTTAATCAAGTGGCACAAGACAAGTGGAAAAAACAGCATGGATATGACGATTCATGCGACAATGGACACAAAATCCTCCCGATTTTCATCGAAAGAATGAGAAATGTGAGTTCAAAACTGTCGAACTCGGATTCTCAGCACTTCACTCTTTCAAAAAACGAATCAATTTTTCAAAAAACGTCCTGTGCAAACGCAGGACGTTTTCATTCAAGTTGCTGTAGACTCAAATCTCTCTTTTATTATCTGTAACTTTTTTGGCGGTAAATTTAATTTCTCAGGTATCTTCTCAACTGTCTTTCCTTCAAAGTAATAACTTCACAACAGCTAATGCGTCTGTATTTTTTATAACTTTGCTCTAGCCCTGAAATCATGAAGGACAGCTTCTCTTTTGCGGAGGCATTAAAAAAGCTCATCCAAAAGAATGTAATACCGAATCTTGTCCCAATTGGGTTCTAATCCTAACTTTTCAAACAGCATATCTGCATAAAATCCCTGATGTTGCTTTCCAGTATACTTCCCATTAAGATTATGGAGCAAGCTGCGATAACACAAAGCGATATCCTGCCATTTATCTGCGATCCCTGCCCTTCCTAAATCAATATATCCTGAAACTTTTCCATTTGCTAAAAATATATTTGGAAGACAAAAGTCTCCATGGGATAGAACAAGCTCTTCCTCTGGCTTATTCTTATTAAGCCATTCAAGAAGATGATGTGGATTTTGGAATCCATTTTCACCAAATGTACCTGGCTCTGCATCATCTATATCCACAAGGTTATTTTCCACTCTATATTTCGCCATCTGCAATTTTTTCTCTAGATTCCAACTGTATGGACAGTTACGGATATCAACATTCCATAGCATTTGCACCCCTTCTGCTAGCATCGTCGTTAATTGCTCTGGATCTTTCAGATATTTATCTGCGCACGCCATTTCTCCAGGTACTTTGGTCATTAAGAAATAGGTCTTCTTTTCATCTTTTTCATATCCCAAAACCTTAGGAACGGGTAGTTTGCCCTGCAACCATTCCATCACATAATATTCATTTTCTGCTTCTTCACTTATGGTTTGGATTTTAAGCACTTTATCCTTAAACAGAACGACTGTAGAACCTGACATTCCTACATCGTCAATAGAATACTCCTCTTCATGAATTAGGCTCTTGATTTTATCAGGTAAATCAATCATTTGTAACCATCCCCTTCAACATCACTATTTACAATCTGGTTGAATGGTAAACTCACTTTCCGCATCCGAACAGGGATGAAAGAAAGAATTGTTTTCGTTTTTTAGAATCACTTCCGACCAACACAACCAGCGATAGTAATACGTTTTTACCATCGCCGGTCGCTCCGAATCACATTGCACGTAGATGCTCCCATCCAGCACTAATGTGCCTATAACTCCCTGCAAGGAGGTTCATGTCTCATGAATCGATGAGCACATCATCAAGGAATCCACAAGTTTTTCATGAGGTTGAGGTGAAAAATAAAAAACCCCTTGAAGCCTTGTGGCTCAAGGGATTTCACTTGATGATTCCGACTGGGCTCGAACCAGCGACCTCCACCCTGTCAAGGTGGCGCTCTCCCAGCTGAGCTACGGAATCATATATTGTTGTCCGCTATCGAACACATTTTTAATTATATAGACGAGCATATGCGTTGTCAACAACTTTTTAAAAAAATTGCTGTTCAGTTTAAGAAAGGGAAAGCGGCCTTCCCCTAAAAGGTTGGTGAAAACCCGCTGTTTGCCTTGATCGGCGATGGAACGCGTGAACATAGAGGCTGATGCAGCAAGTTTTTTCTACTTGAGAAACGATCCGAAGAAGCGGTTGGGCGAGTAAATCACCGGCCCCCTAAACAAACAATCGGTGGCGGAACGGTTCAAGCAAGAGCGGGGGCAACGGCGCTGGATGGTTTCGTATTGCCCAGTGGCGCGGCGGTGCTGTTATTCGGCGAAGGCTGCCGTTTTGCCGGGAGGCGCGGGGGTGGGGTTACGGCCGATTGAAGGCGCTCCATGGCGGTTCTGTGCTGAGGGGGAATGGGCGTCAACCGCTGCGCTGTACGCAGTGGTTCCCCCCTCCGTTTTGCGATGACAACGTTGAACGATTGGAGCGCCCTCGGCATCGGTCGGCGGAAAAACGGCGGCACGGCGCCGACGGGGCTTTGGTTCACCGTCTTTTCGCGCTTTGTGTGATGACCATGTTCACCACTTCCGGGCGCGGCCGGCGTTGGCACTGGCGCAGGGATAGATTTGCGTGATGACCATGTCCATCACTTCCCCCACGACAACGAAGCTTTCGTTCTCCGCCTTTTAGCGCGCCGAAATCGACGGCCGTTCTTTCACAAACGACAGCGCCTGCTCAACATCGGCGATCAGATCGTTGACATCCTCAAGCCCGACGCTCAGCCGCAGCAAGCCGTCGGTAATGCCGCGCCGCAGCCGCTCTTCCTTCGGCATGGCAGCGTGCGACATTTTCGCCGGGTGCGACAAAATCGATTCGACCGCCCCAAGGCTGACGGCGAACACCGGCAGGCGGACGTGGCGGACGAACGTCCGGGCCGCTTCCTCATCGGCCAAACGGAACGACAGCACGGCGCCAAACCCCGCCGCTTGGCTGCGTTGAATGTCATGGCCTGGATGGTTCGCCAATCCCGGATAATACACCTCTTCCACTTTCGGATGGCGCAGCAAATACTCGGCGATGGTCATGGCCGATTCGGACGACTGTTTCAGCCGAACGTGAAGCGTTTTTAGCCCCCGAAGCACAAGCCACGCGTCTTGGACGCCGAGGACGGCGCCAAAGGCGTTTTGCCATTTGTACAGCTGTTTGCCGAGCTCCTCGTCTTTCACGACCGCCAGTCCGGCGACGACGTCGCTATGGCCGGCTAAAAACTTCGTCGCGCTGTGGAGGACAACGTCGACGCCGAGATCCAACGGCCGTTGCAGCGCCGGGGTCATAAACGTATTGTCCAAAAACGTCAAACAGCCGTGCGCTTTCGCCAGCTCGACGACAGCGCGAATGTCGGTCACTTTTAACAGCGGGTTGGACGGCGTTTCCATATAAATGACCTTCGTATTCGGCCGGATGTTTTCCGCCACCGCCTTGAGATCGGTCATATCGACAAACGTATAGTCAATGCCGAACCGGCTCAGCACTTCGGTGACGATCCGATACGTGCCGCCGTAGACGTCTTCGGTTACGAGCACATGGTCGCCTTTGGACAGGAGCAAAAACGCCGTGGAGATGGCGGCCATGCCGGAGGCGAACGCGAACCCGCGCACACCGCCTTCTAAGGCGGCGATCGTTTCCTCAAGCGCCTCGCGCGTCGGGTTGCCGGAGCGGCTGTAGTCGTATTTGCCGAACGAGTCGAAATCGAACTGATGGAACGTGGAGGCGTGTTGGATCGGCACGCTCACCGCTCCCGTGTGGCGATCGACTTTCCATTCGTTATGGAGCAGTTTTGTCGAAAACGACCATTCCCGTTCCATCGCTCACACCTCTTTCATGTTTTTGAACGCCTGCGCCAAGTCGGCGATCAAATCATCGGCGTGCTCAATGCCGACCGAGAAGCGGAGCAGCCGGTTGCAGACGCCGTTTCGGATGCGGATGTCTTCCGGAATATCCGCATGCGTCTGCGTCGCTGGGTACGTGATGAAGCTTTCGACTCCGCCCAGGCTTTCCGCGAACGTAATAAGGCGCAAGCTTTTTAAAAATCCGTTCACCCACTTTTCATCGGCAATCCGGAACGACAGCATCCCGCCTCTTCCTGGATATAAGACGTCGGTGACATCTTCATGTTCGCGCAAAAAGGCGCTGATGCGCTTGGCGTTTTCTTCATGCTGGCGCATCCTTAGCGCCAACGTCTTCATCCCGCGGATCAACAGCCAGGAGTCAAACGGGGACAAGACGGCGCCGATGGCGTTCTGATACTCAGCCAAGCGTTGACAAAGCTCTTCTCCCTTGGCGACGACCAAGCCGGCCAACACATCATTATGGCCGCCTAAATATTTCGTCGCGCTGTGGATGACGATATCGGCTCCTTGTTCGATCGGGCGCTGGAGCACCGGCGTGTAAAACGTGTTGTCCACGATCAACAGCAGTCCGTGCCGCTTGGCGAGTTCAGAGACAGCGGCAATATCTGTCTCCTGCATCAGTGGATTCGTCGGCGTTTCCAAGAAAATTGCCTTCGTTTTTTCGGTGATACACGCTTCCACCGCATCGAGATCGGTAAAATCGACATAATGGAACCCAAGACCGTACTTGCGCCAGCCGCGCTCAAACAAACGGTACGTGCCGCCGTAAAGGTCGGCCGATACGAGAAACTCATCTCCGCTCTCAAACAAGGCGAGCACCGTCTGAATGGCGGCCATGCCGGAGCTGAACGCATAGCCTTGGTCGCCGCCTTCCAGTCTCGCGATTGCTTCTTCGACGATTTTGCGCGTCGGGTTGCCGGTGCGGATGTAGTCAAACCCAGTCGACTCTCCGATGCCGGCATGGCGGTAAGCGGTGGAAAAATAAACAGGCGGGTTGACCGTTCCCGTCACGGTTTCGCTCCGGTTGCCAATTTGCGCTAACAACGTCTCCAGTTTCTCCATCTCATCTCTCTCCCTCTGCTGAAAATTCCATCATGGATCAACGGCCGACTGCTTGACGCCCAACGAAGCACCGCTGTCCGTTGGGCAGCGGCCAAGCACCTTCGTCCTAAACCGCCTCGCGGTTGATGGAAGCGGCCGCCTGAATAAATAAAAAAAGTCTTCTAAGAAGAAGACTTTTCCATACACATGGTCATGCTTCTTCTTATCTGCCGAATTGAATGCTCAATTCGCTGGATTTAGCACCTGGCCGCCGGGCGGCTGGTTGCTGAAGCTTCATTGGGCCAGTTCCCTCCGCTTCTCTTGATAAGAATGGGACGCGTATTCAATTTTTTTAAATTTAATAAAAATGTAACGCATTCCCCCCGTTTTTGCAAGCTTTTTTTGTCAGCGGTGCGATTCGGCAAATTCGCGAAAAATTCGAGCCCTTGCATTAACATCTTTGGGCGCAAATATGTTACAATAACAGATGAACTTACGCTTTCATGGAGGATGGTCATGGCGACAGCAACAGGAACGATGCGCGACTACAAGTTGTACAGCGGAGAGCTGCAAGAAGAAATCGAACTGCTCGTCTACTTGCCAAGCAATTTTTCGCCGCTTTACAAATATTCTTTATTAATCGCGCAAGACGGCAAAGATTATTTTATGTATGGAAAAATGAAAAACGTCATCGAAACACTGATGAAAGAAGGAACAATCGACCGGACGATCGTCGTCGGCATCCCGTATCGGAACGTCAACGATCGCTACGAGAAATACCATCCGGAAGGCCGAAAGCACGAAGCATACCTTCGTTTTTTAGCCCATGAACTCGCCCCGTTTTTGGACCGCGAACTACCGACATATCAAATGGGCAAAGGCCGGGCGCTGATCGGCGATTCGCTCGGCGGAACGGTGTCGCTTCTAGCCGGGTTGTTGTATCCGCATACATTTGGGAAAATCGCCATGCAGTCCCCCTATATCGATGACTCGGTATTGGCGCGCATCCGCTCATTCCGCGATCCATCGCTCCTTTCGCTTTACCATTCTGTTGGCACAGAGGAAACAGCGGTGAAAACGACGGATGGCCATGTGCGCGATTTTATCACCCCGAATCGAATGGCGCGGGACTTGTTTATGGAAAAACGGTTTGCTTATACGTACCATGAGTTCGAAGGCGGTCATGCGTGGACGTATTGGCAGCCGGATGTCCCCCGGGCCGTAGCCGCTGTTTTATCGTTATAGGCCAAAACAGGGCAACTTCAAAGATGTCGAGCCGCCGCATCCATTCCATACGCTGCCTGCGCGTGGAAAAAAACTGGTTCAAGGAGGGAAAACAAAATGAAGTACGGCATTGTCATCTTTCCGCCAAAACCGATTCAAGACTTCGCCAACTCGTACCGGAAACGGTACGACAGCCATTATGCCCTCATCCCGCCGCATATTACACTGAAGTATCCGTTCGAGGCGAATGAGGAACAACTGAAGGAAATGACAAAAGAGCTGCGCCGCATTGCGGCGGAAACACCTCCCATTCCGAT
Protein-coding regions in this window:
- a CDS encoding metal-sensing transcriptional repressor, translating into MNHYEDHHIDPKMVPRTEQEIERIIKRLKRIEGQVRGVQKMVEDNRYCIDILVQISAIRAALNQVGLQLLERHVSHCVAKAIREGSGDESIRELMDVMKQFSK
- a CDS encoding methionine biosynthesis PLP-dependent protein: MEKLETLLAQIGNRSETVTGTVNPPVYFSTAYRHAGIGESTGFDYIRTGNPTRKIVEEAIARLEGGDQGYAFSSGMAAIQTVLALFESGDEFLVSADLYGGTYRLFERGWRKYGLGFHYVDFTDLDAVEACITEKTKAIFLETPTNPLMQETDIAAVSELAKRHGLLLIVDNTFYTPVLQRPIEQGADIVIHSATKYLGGHNDVLAGLVVAKGEELCQRLAEYQNAIGAVLSPFDSWLLIRGMKTLALRMRQHEENAKRISAFLREHEDVTDVLYPGRGGMLSFRIADEKWVNGFLKSLRLITFAESLGGVESFITYPATQTHADIPEDIRIRNGVCNRLLRFSVGIEHADDLIADLAQAFKNMKEV
- a CDS encoding HD-GYP domain-containing protein — encoded protein: MYRSFLRQLWRYYVIGSAMAVGGVGTTFMLTTLRVSAQEGKWLIAILFTSAMVMATAEAIVFARDVAPIRRFFASQSPDPSLALAAFKQVQRFPLLAVRRILGPHLFGLSIPGAGLTALCIHYHILSLPYRYIMYALAGAVLIASLHALIEFFLTTKACRPLLASLSAQIGPRTEQVPLSISLKTKLQLTVLFSSAFPVLLFSLATEIKWSMTDPNGAHWSYWPWAATILLFCIGFSIFLARLLVEEIHEPVNVLLTHMKRAETEAYEPIAHNVYTDEFAELLRGFNHMIGAVHSRDQLNKQLLDSFITVLTAALDARDPYTAGHSLRVAHYARAIGEKLALPPEQLEVLYRSALLHDIGKIGIPDAVLLKEGKLSEEEFAWIKKHPVIGESILREIQPLKPVEPLLPGIRSHHERIDGKGYPDGLRGEDIPLFGRIIAVADAFDAMTSDRPYRKGMEIHQAAAILRQGKGTQWDEEMVEAFLQWMEETTPSTATAVS
- the copZ gene encoding copper chaperone CopZ; translation: MTITLQVQGMTCGHCKAAVTNALQALDGVSRVEVHLQDGTVDVEYDETKVSVEKLKEAIEEQGYDVK
- a CDS encoding heavy metal translocating P-type ATPase; this translates as MGELKTVTLKVTGMTCAACASRIEKALNKMDGVNAHVNLAMEKATIQYDPSKQTIADIETKIEHLGYGVATEKVTLDIEGMTCAACATRIEKGLNRMEGVTSAAVNLATNSAVVEYKQGVASVEDILEKIKTLGYRGQIRNEEQDGAGRKEEQLKQKQRRLAISILLSLPLLYTMLAHMPFAIGLPMPHWLMNPWFQLLFATPVQFYIGGPFYVGAYRALRNKSANMDVLVALGTSAAYVYSLSEAFRTLGNPDYMPRLYFETSAVLITLVLVGKYVEALAKGRTTEAISKLVSLQAKEATVIRNGEEMKVPLEEVVIGDTIVVKPGEKIPVDGTVIAGASSVDESMITGESIPVDKKEGDYVIGATINTNGVLTIRAEKVGKDTALSHIIKIVEEAQGSKAPIQRMADVISGIFVPIVVGIAVVSFLIWYFFVAPGDLAKALEVAIAVLVIACPCALGLATPTSIMVGTGKGAEQGILFKGGEYLEGTQQINAVLLDKTGTVTKGKPEVTDVLAFREDMLNYAVSAESASEHPLAQAIVEYGKKQAISMKPLEHFSAIAGHGIEAVIDGKTVLIGTRKLMKERSVEISVHEDKMVELEKQGKTVMLVAIDGQLAGIMAVADTVKESAKEAIQTLKQMGIDVYMATGDNQRTAEAIAHEVGIEHVYAEVLPEEKANIVEELQKQGKRVAMVGDGINDAPALAKADIGMAIGTGADVAIETADVTLVGGDLRHIPKAIELSRQTMKNIRQNLFWALFYNTIGIPVAAFGLLEPWIAGAAMAFSSVSVVTNALRLKRVKI
- a CDS encoding APH(3') family aminoglycoside O-phosphotransferase; this translates as MIDLPDKIKSLIHEEEYSIDDVGMSGSTVVLFKDKVLKIQTISEEAENEYYVMEWLQGKLPVPKVLGYEKDEKKTYFLMTKVPGEMACADKYLKDPEQLTTMLAEGVQMLWNVDIRNCPYSWNLEKKLQMAKYRVENNLVDIDDAEPGTFGENGFQNPHHLLEWLNKNKPEEELVLSHGDFCLPNIFLANGKVSGYIDLGRAGIADKWQDIALCYRSLLHNLNGKYTGKQHQGFYADMLFEKLGLEPNWDKIRYYILLDELF
- the metC gene encoding cystathionine beta-lyase, encoding MEREWSFSTKLLHNEWKVDRHTGAVSVPIQHASTFHQFDFDSFGKYDYSRSGNPTREALEETIAALEGGVRGFAFASGMAAISTAFLLLSKGDHVLVTEDVYGGTYRIVTEVLSRFGIDYTFVDMTDLKAVAENIRPNTKVIYMETPSNPLLKVTDIRAVVELAKAHGCLTFLDNTFMTPALQRPLDLGVDVVLHSATKFLAGHSDVVAGLAVVKDEELGKQLYKWQNAFGAVLGVQDAWLVLRGLKTLHVRLKQSSESAMTIAEYLLRHPKVEEVYYPGLANHPGHDIQRSQAAGFGAVLSFRLADEEAARTFVRHVRLPVFAVSLGAVESILSHPAKMSHAAMPKEERLRRGITDGLLRLSVGLEDVNDLIADVEQALSFVKERPSISAR